From Nymphaea colorata isolate Beijing-Zhang1983 chromosome 6, ASM883128v2, whole genome shotgun sequence, a single genomic window includes:
- the LOC116256910 gene encoding L-type lectin-domain containing receptor kinase S.4-like, whose translation MAFLFLLILLVVQPASSAIQAGFIFNGFQGANLTIDGSTRITSNGLLQLSNDSHIQTAGHAFYPLPFPFKNNSHPSSNGTVVSFSTRFVFAISSEIPGLAGHGLAFTLSPNPGVPGSLGLYFLGLLNESNLGDPSNHIFAVEFDTSKDPTFKDIDGNHVGIDINNLISNDSATAAYFTKDDQNKSIDLQSGSPILAWIDYESNRRLLNVSIAPAADPIKPTKPLLSFNVDLSPILNDLMYVGFSCGVGKQSSDQYMLGWSFAINGEAEAIDLSRLPSLPKRASTGRPTVPLVNAVAGTIGAFIAVIVLFISGYVFYRRRKLSDVMEDWEKEYPHRFSYRTLYRATKGFSRKELLGSGGFGTVFKGILPGASTPVAVKRVTHNGKQGLREFVAEISSLGRLRHRNLVQLQGWCRRQEELLLVYDFMPNGSLDNILFDDQKARHLLWEQRFNILKGIASVLLYLHEGWEQVVVHRDVKASNVLLDAEMNGRLGDFGLARLHEHNKNPQTTRLVGTFGYMAPELSRTNKATRKVDVFAFGALLLEVACGKRPIHLCTWSREEEEEEAAAVVVAEDAAPARQGTEEDIVLAEWVLKWWKRGQITRAVDHRLEGRYEPDEAELVLKLGLLCSQATPEARPTMRRVVQCLEAEASVHQGLVLDGLMLQEDYGFDQLVLSTCASMSFRSSSTSSY comes from the coding sequence ATGGCTTTCTTGTTCCTTTTGATTCTTTTGGTTGTTCAACCTGCTTCTTCTGCAATTCAAGCTGGCTTCATCTTCAATGGCTTCCAAGGGGCGAACCTGACTATAGACGGCTCGACGAGGATCACCAGCAATGGGCTTCTACAGCTTAGCAATGACTCCCACATCCAAACGGCCGGTCACGCCTTCTAccctcttccctttcctttcaagAACAACTCCCATCCTTCCTCTAATGGCACAGTGGTCTCCTTCAGCACGCGCTTCGTCTTCGCAATATCTTCCGAAATTCCAGGCCTAGCGGGCCATGGCCTCGCCTTCACTCTCTCCCCCAACCCCGGCGTCCCCGGAAGCCTCGGCCTCTACTTCCTCGGCCTCTTAAACGAGAGCAACCTGGGGGATCCTTCCAATCACATCTTCGCCGTCGAGTTCGACACCAGCAAGGACCCGACCTTCAAGGACATCGACGGCAACCACGTTGGTATCGACATCAACAACTTGATCTCCAATGATTCTGCCACCGCTGCCTACTTCACGAAGGATGACCAGAATAAATCCATCGATCTGCAAAGTGGGTCGCCGATTCTCGCCTGGATCGACTACGAAAGCAACCGCCGGTTGCTTAATGTGAGCATCGCCCCTGCAGCGGATCCGATCAAGCCAACAAAGCCACTTCTCTCCTTCAACGTCGATCTTTCCCCCATCCTCAATGATTTGATGTACGTTGGCTTCTCCTGTGGTGTTGGAAAGCAGTCCAGCGATCAATACATGTTGGGATGGAGCTTCGCCATCAATGGAGAAGCGGAGGCCATCGACCTCTCTCGCCTTCCCTCTCTTCCAAAACGGGCCTCGACGGGTCGACCAACGGTACCTCTCGTCAACGCAGTGGCGGGGACTATCGGAGCTTTTATAGCAGTGATCGTGCTCTTCATTTCCGGCTACGTGTTCTATAGGAGGAGGAAGCTCTCGGATGTGATGGAAGATTGGGAGAAAGAGTACCCACATAGGTTCTCTTACAGGACGCTCTACAGAGCGACCAAAGGTTTCAGCAGGAAGGAGCTGTTGGGCTCCGGAGGCTTCGGCACCGTCTTCAAAGGCATCCTCCCGGGAGCTTCCACGCCAGTTGCGGTGAAGAGAGTCACGCACAATGGAAAACAAGGGCTGAGGGAGTTCGTAGCAGAGATCTCGAGCTTGGGGAGGTTGAGACACAGGAACCTGGTTCAATTGCAGGGATGGTGCAGAAGGCAAGAGGAACTGCTGCTCGTATATGATTTCATGCCCAATGGGAGTCTGGACAACATCCTCTTCGATGACCAGAAAGCGAGACACCTGTTGTGGGAGCAAAGGTTCAACATCCTAAAGGGGATTGCGAGCGTGCTGCTGTATCTGCACGAAGGGTGGGAGCAGGTGGTAGTGCACAGGGACGTGAAGGCCAGCAACGTCCTGTTGGACGCCGAGATGAACGGGAGGTTGGGCGATTTTGGGCTGGCCAGACTCCATGAGCACAACAAGAACCCGCAGACGACGCGCTTGGTTGGGACCTTCGGCTATATGGCGCCGGAGCTTTCTCGCACAAACAAGGCCACGAGAAAGGTGGATGTCTTCGCCTTCGGGGCCTTGCTCCTCGAGGTAGCCTGTGGGAAGAGGCCCATTCATCTGTGTACTTGGTccagggaagaagaagaagaagaagcagcagcGGTAGTAGTTGCAGAAGACGCGGCGCCAGCCAGGCAGGGGACTGAGGAGGATATCGTGTTGGCTGAATGGGTGCTCAAGTGGTGGAAGAGGGGGCAGATCACGAGGGCAGTGGACCATAGGCTGGAAGGGAGGTACGAGCCGGACGAGGCTGAGCTGGTGCTGAAGCTTGGGTTGCTGTGCTCGCAGGCGACGCCGGAGGCGAGGCCGACGATGCGTCGGGTGGTTCAGTGCCTAGAGGCCGAGGCCTCCGTCCACCAAGGGCTTGTCTTGGACGGCTTGATGCTGCAGGAAGACTATGGTTTCGACCAACTTGTCCTTTCCACCTGTGCTTCCATGTCCTTTCGTTCAAGTTCCACTTCTTCTTACTGA